The sequence below is a genomic window from Rhizobium gallicum bv. gallicum R602sp.
GTGCAGGCCGGGCGCGGTGGTGGAACAGCTCGGCCTGGTCGCACCAGTCGCGCATCTTGTTGCCGGGGCCGTTGACCGTCAACGGCATGCCGAACTCCGTCGCTGGCACGACCCTTCGGCTTAGACCAGTCAGGCGACCAACTCGCCCGCCAGAGTGAAAAAATATAGGACGGCGCTCGGCGATGATATCGTCGATTGCTTTTAACGTTTACGCCGCCTTCGTTGCGCGCCGGAACATGACCGGCTGCTGGTTCCGATCAATGCGATGGACGCCACGCGCCATCGGGTGTTTCGGAAATCCCTCCTTCGTCAGCCCCAGGCAGACGAGATCGACGGTCTGGTGGCGGGCGCGGCCGCAGAACCAATCCTGTCCCCCTTCCCCATCGTTCAGACTTGCGTGGTGCGCGCCGTGGGCGCCCCATGCGGCAAGAGCCGGCGTGTTCTGCAAGCGGGCGACCGTCAAGGCGGTTTCGATGAACTGGACGTTCTTCGGGCCGCGCGGATAGTGCGACGACATCATCACGATCGGGCTCGACGAGCGGAAGGCGAAGAGGTTGACGACCAGCAGGCCGCCGTAGCCCCAAGCCTTACCAAAATGGATCAGCGCGCAGATCGTCGGATCATCGTTGTCGGCATCGGCCGTCGAAGGGTTGAGCATGCAGGTGACGAGCAGCGGCCTGCCCTTCTCCCACACACGCGTCAGCTCGTAGCGATATCGGCCGCAATCGGAAATGACGGCGGCCTTTTTGATGAGACCGATGCTGTCATCGAGTGCGAGCAGCGTCATGCCTCTCCTTTCGAGACGTCGACGCAAGACGTTCCGGTCATGCGAACGACACCGACCATCGTCACCGTCTTGTCGTCGCCGACCAGGCAGATGAAGGCGGAGATGCGGCCTTCGCCGACAATGATCTCCACTTTGTCGCGATTTAGTTGTCAAGAGCGGCGATGACGAAGCATCCAGTATATCCCTGGCGGAGTTCGCCGGTGCAACTGATGGCGATCTCGTCGTCAACCGGTCAGAGCTGTGAAAAACTTCAACCAAAGCGTTTATTCTTGTCGATCTTTTAAATCTGATGATCTGGCGTTGGAAAATCCTAACCCGCTGCCATCAAA
It includes:
- a CDS encoding DUF1643 domain-containing protein — protein: MTLLALDDSIGLIKKAAVISDCGRYRYELTRVWEKGRPLLVTCMLNPSTADADNDDPTICALIHFGKAWGYGGLLVVNLFAFRSSSPIVMMSSHYPRGPKNVQFIETALTVARLQNTPALAAWGAHGAHHASLNDGEGGQDWFCGRARHQTVDLVCLGLTKEGFPKHPMARGVHRIDRNQQPVMFRRATKAA